From Epinephelus lanceolatus isolate andai-2023 chromosome 23, ASM4190304v1, whole genome shotgun sequence:
GTTCAGGACTCTTGaaaccttggtgctatctagcGCACCAGCCCATGTTTCCACCAGTTATGATCAGAACCCCgcagatgtttatttttatactaTTAATGAGACTACGGCATGCTCTTTTTTCCTAGGATTTCTCACTTAACATCTCTATTGttgccttctccatcctctctttccaatCTGTAGAATCTAACACGCCCACTGATGTCGTCACGATTCGCACTtcaggtcaaggaaaacctACTGTCGTTTGCTTCTAGCTGGGAACCAATTTTTCGGATACCAAACCAATTTTCCATTTGGTCAAAATGCTTTGAATGGTTTAAAATTAGGTTTAAACTTTTTCTACTATGGCATAAAGTTATTTCTTtgataaaagttaccaactgcagctttaatcaTTTTATATAATATGTCAAGCAAACAGCGGGTTCCAGCTTTTCAAAATGAGGTTTTActcttttgaccaccaaactcaACTATAAAGCCGACATGGGAAGTACTTAAAGTGTGTCGAAAAAATTGGAAATTGGACCATGTACACTTCCAAGATCTTGTGATATGTTCGTGACATTTTATAGAAGTTATTTTGAGCCTGTTGCTCAGTGAAAGTAATATTCCCTGTAATGTGCATCAGCAAAACACTCTGTTGTACAAACTAGCTCCTCTTACCTGACCTGGTGCTCCAGAAAGCTCATGTAGCGGTAGAGCAGGGTGTAGGAAGGTGACAGGATCCCTACCGACTTCATCCTCGCCCCCCTCTCCACCGTGCTCTCCACCGCCATGTTGGCAAAGCAGGCGAGGCCAAAGTAGCAGCCCTTCCGGAAGTAGctgtggatggatggagggatgggagagggagagagggagacagacgaGGCCATGAGTCATGAAAAGCAAAGGCACTGCCAGATGGCTgggctttcttttcttttttttttttgccaggcAACACTTTGTGTCGTTCTGTCCTGCCAGGAGGAGGACATGGGGCCGCATCCTAATACTCAACATTACCTTCCTCCTCTTGGTTGTTGCCCTTCAGGTTGTACAGAAGGTGAACAACTTCCTCTATAGTGCAAATGCTTACATGAAGTCTGTGGTGACTCGGTGGGAGCCGCTGGCGATAGCTTTGAACTCCACTCCCTCCAGGTCCATGTCTTTGGGCAGACACCACTCCAGCATATTTCCTATCACACCCACACAATATTAAAACACACAGGCCAGCAGACAAGCACGGATACAAGACCACACTGTAAATATATTATCAGCATTTCATTTAAtgttcataaaaaaacaacagggacTGGATTCCTTGGAATTCATTATGTGTTGGACGCTGACGCTCGGGCGGCAGCTGAGCAAATATGGTTTGATAGGAgtggggagacagagaaggtgaCTCAGCCTCTGTGGTTTTCAATCTAATCATTAGCTACACATATCAGTCAGTGGAGTCTCTGTAGAAATATGAGTTGTTTCGTCAGATCGAGCCTACAGGTCTGTATCATCCACCTGCGGCTTAACACAAAAGATGTTCCATTACCACTCTGACAGCTGGTATTGACTTTAAGTATTAAGCTTTAACTATCGTGCAGTGCAAAGTGCCTTTCAAAGCTGTTTCCTGTACAGAGGGACTGGTATTAAATGGCCTCTAGAGacttaatattttttcattatatagTTTACATCCTATTTGTGTACAAAGGCACAAAATCTGGATACTTTGATTTGTGATGTATCATCAGGCTCTTGATGCTAGACTAAAGTCTATAAGAAATTATCCCCAATTACTGTTTACTGTCAGCTCTCTGCAGCGTTATTACAGGTGAAGTACTACAATTAATCCTACTCTATTATGCTTGTTTCAGCACAGTAaagacagtggtgtagtggtagctgATGAGGCTGGTGTACTGCTAGGTAAATAGGTAGGTTaccgaggaggaagtgggtatactctcctatatattccaaAAGCTTTTTGGCTGATGGGTGGGTATACTATAAACggacagaaggagaggagggtaTACAGTACACCTGTATAAACCCTAGACGACACCACTGAGACTCAGAAATGTTCTAAGAGATCCTTAAGTCTCATTTCTTCACTTGAAAAAGAAACCTTTGGGATGTCTTGGCAGCATTGTTGCATGTCTTCACTTCCCTGACTTCCTGTCACTTCTCTGCTGTGCTCTCTAATCAAAAAGGTCCAATTAAATACCCCCCCACAGCCCTGTGTTTTGGGTGGATTGCTCCTTTAAGTAAGCACAGGTGAGGCTTTCTTTCTGTAAGTAGAAATGGGGCAATCTTTTTGTGATATCTTGCCAAAACACTGACACAATAATAGCCTACATTTTGTTTCAATGCTAAGGCGAATGCTGAGGTGTAGCGAAGGGTAtatccacctctttttctggccatttacCCACCTATTGCCCAAAAcgccattggaatatataggagaTTATACCCACTTACTCCttggtaacctacccatctaccttaTAGtgcacccacctcatcaactaccatcACACCACTAGGCAGAGGTATATTTTCCTTgatattttaaaggtccagtgtgtaggatttgggaGCACCTATTGGctgaaatggtatataatattcataactatgtttccattagtttataatcacctgaaaatgagaactgttgtgtttttgttaccttagaataagtTGTCTGTATCTACaaagggagcgggtcctcttacACAGAtgtcaccatgttgtttctacagtagcccaggatggacaaactaaacactggctctagacactGCCATTTACGTTATCACATTGGTCACCGTAGTTTCCCTACATTCTTGGCACATGggagtttcagttctgcagccTCACTGCTAGATACCACTTGatcctacaaactggacctttaacatatGAGTGACCTTTGATACTTCACTGTTTCATCTTGGTTGTAAAATTCTGCAGTTATGTAAAACATTTAGTAACATATTAAATAAAAGAACATGTTGTTCTCTACAGGTACACATATAATGATGTACCACAGCCAACTGTCTTGTAATGTATGATTTACCTACTGTGCATTCTGTTAGTCTCATCCTATCAGTACACTGCGAGCAATAACGTGTCCTGTTTTATCTTATCATGCATTACCGTGTCAATCCAGGCTCTGTTATTAAGGAAAGCTGTGGCATCAGCTCATTAGGGTAACATTATTGACTGTACAGACCAGGCACTGATCAGCTAATCTACCTGGAGTCTTGTAATTGAAGCCTTTTGTGCAAAGCCCCTATCAGATGGTGGTAGTGGGGGAGTACTAGTGTCAATGACCCTTCCACTGAGCAATTTTTTAAAGCACTGATAACCTGTCATAACCTCACCCATGCTGCAAAATCAGAAAGCACCCATGTCCAGCCGATAGGGAATCTTCCCACTTGCAATGaactcaggtttttttttcctatcatTTTGAAACATTAAATCTTATGATTCTTAAATTAATCACCCCTCTAGGTGAGTAACCTGATTGGCTCCTATTTCACAGGGGCTTATCTTGTCTTCAACATGCCcctcattaaaaatgtataggCCTGCCTGCTCTCTGCAGAAACGACCAGCTGATTGATCCCCATCACGGAACTCATCCTTACATGTCTGTTTCTGTAGTCAGGCGACAGATGGCTTTTAATCACGTCTCTAAACTTATGGCCAGGTCAGAGAGAGCCACACCTGTAGGAGAAGGTTCTGCAGACTTGGTACAAACACGCGCTCTTCATATTTGGGCGTGAGACACAGGGATTGCTTGCATTAGACGAGGCTTGGTTTATATTCTGTTTTCCTGTCTataaacatgatcttttctctttgtgtgtgttgtttaatAAAGCAATGATACTCCCATGTTGCATATTTGATGTCCCACCTGATCTGGTATTGAATGTAACGACAAAGACCGACACAATCTGGTCCTTTTCCTCCCATTTCATCATCCTGTCCTCCAGCGACACCTCCCTCGATCCTGGATCCGAGAGATGCTCCTCGCTGTCGGGACGCAGGGCTTCATCCTTGCCCGCCGGGATGCTGGAGGTCGCGGGTGGGGCGCTGCAGCCGTCTGCGTTGGATACAGACCTGCTGGGAGTGGGACCCCCTGGACTGCCGCTCCACCCAACACGGCTGTTGGAGGGGCTCGCCAGTCGGTCCTTGGCGTGGGGTGCCGCCGGTGCCGCTCCGCCGGGCTTCTCCGCGGACGGAACCTCCTCCCAGTCCAGCAGAGGGGCTCGGTCCGACCGCTCCACCATCCTGTCGGCGGTCCCGCCTCGTCAGTCTCACAGCGGATTGTAAATGATGTCTCAGCCGACGGGCACCAGGTCCATCCGTGGATAATTACACCTCAGAGCGAGTCCCGCATCGTAAAGTTCTTTTTAACTGTTCAGAACGGTTGCATTTTGCATCAAATTAACGTCGCGAGACCAGCTTTCACATCTATCTTTATAATCTTTCTTCTCTGAGGTGATCATAAATTTGATGCTGTTGGGAGAGGGCAACTCCTTCGTCTAATGTGAGCTGCATTCAAAACAATTCACCAGTCGCTGTCACACTCCCGTTACTACGAATAGTTATTGAACGTTTAGGAAAACGGTACCGTTTTGGCTTCTTGAATGTACCCTGCACCAGAGCATCAGGATGAATCTTGTCTTCCTGAGTAGCACTTTCGCTGGAaagatttatgtttttataaagaATATTCtcgtgttaaaaaaaaaatactcttaatatgtcagatatatttttaaaattttgaaatTGTACCATTAATTGATATTTGTctattttacagtttaaaatgGCTTTTTGAGTGAGTCGAATGTTGCGACGCAAAATCCAAGCGAGGGTTGGTGACATAGTTCAGCGACACGTCAACCACACGGAAGAAGGTGTCTGTCCAACCTGCCACTTTCCTGCTCACCGAAGGACCGTAGTCTTATCGAAATGGGTGAGTATTTTCACTATTGGTCGACTAAATGTATGGACGTGCCCTTTGAGTCTCTATAACCTTATTGCGTATGAATTATTAGGGTCAAGTATATCTCTGTTTCCATTTAACGCGCAGCTCgcctgctagctagctaacgttagctattaCCGTGGATACGGTATGTCATCCGTGGTCTTTTGACGTGGACAGCTCTTTAACGTTTTGTCTCCAAACTATTCGGGCCAGCTGTGTAATAATACTTATATATTGGCATCAAATGCATAAGAGAAAAATGAACGAGGGCCTGCTGTCTTTAGTTAATTCAATGATGCCGGAACGTCAGTTtttgatgctaagctaaccttAGCTAACTTGCTCAACCACCTGAGTGATACTGAAAGGCCCACTGTTGTGCAAATCAGGAAAAGACATTGGGTTTTAAATAGCTTCAGGTGTAAGGAAGCTCACTCTTTTACGTTGAATTTACTTTTATGTCTTTGTAACTGTCacatctctctgtttctgtaaTTCTTCACAACTCTTACCACTATTTTGGCAGTTGATTTGCCTTTAActattttgttttcatgatttaAGCTATCATTAAGCTTCTTATAATGAAGAAAAATGAATGCACTGGGTCAAGACACAAGTTGTAGGTGATTGTAAGAAAATTAGGTGCTCTTCAAAGATAGGACAAATGGTCACTTGAGAACAAAAAGCAATGAGTGTCCCAGCTTACTTCAGTGTAGGATTCCATAATATGGGCTGGCACGGTGTAAGTCCTCTCTTCACCCTATTGAAGACTACCTAAAGTTGACACGTGCTGGTCCATTCATGGGTGACTAAAGGATTTTTAACCATAATCAGAGTGCCTCGGATACCTTGTTAGTCTACCAGCCCATATCATGGACCTCATGCTGAGGTAGCTGGGACAGTCATTGCTTTTTATTCCTATGTTATCATTAAGTTTATTTATGCAAAGacgaaatggtgaaaaatgcccATCAATGGTTACCACAGCCCAAAGTGATGTTTTACACCCAACAAATCCAAAGTATTCAGCTCATAGTGAAGACGGAGCAAgcaaatgtttgctgttttagTTGATGTTATATCAAAAATTACTTTTCTCTGCATTAAACTCTTCCCcgtgtgtttatttttcaggTAATTTCTTCTCTAATCTCTTCTCGAGCCTGATAGGCACCAGAGAGATGAGGATTCTGATCCTGGGTTTGGACGGCGCAGGGAAAACAACCATTCTGTACCGGCTGCAGGTTGGAGAGGTGGTCACCACAATCCCCAGTATGTACTGGCTTGCTGTATTTCTTTGTTCCCATACTTATTTAGTGTTTATTCCTCCACACACAACATCCTCAGATTCATATCAGTTTAACTGTCAGTTTATCAGATAtagtatttttttaacatagtGTTATGACAACAGTCTATTTATGTACACTGATATTACAGTATGAATGGCATCCATCCTCAGTCCTGCAGACATGTGTCTGCACAGTGAGGCTGGGTAAACAAAGGCAACCAGTCTGGTCAACATTTTTCTTTGACACACAGACTTTTACTGGAGAGAGGCAAATTAAGACAAACAAGTTTCACTGGCTTTAATGAAAGTAATTACAGTTGACAGAGTTTGATGTTAGCAAAGACAGCTGTGATAcctggagaaaaacaaacacaatgtatGAGTCAGTTTGTGgtttagaaacactgaaatgGAAGTATGTGATCAAATAAGAATATAAACTGAATCAAGCTGTGTCTGTGAGTACTGCAGTGTATATCGTAATCTCAGTACTCAGCAGAAAAATCACACTGCACACGCAGATAAGATGGTGGTAACCATCAGGATCATATTCTTGGCTCTCACTGTCCCCTTTTGGATTTCTCTCCACTAAGCAATCGGCTTCAACGTGGAGACAGTCACATACAGTAATCTGAAGTTCCAGGTGTGGGATCTGGGAGGACAGACAAGTATCAGGTAGGTGACAGATTGTGGCTGTGTTGTGGAGCTCCCAGGAGTTAGTTTGTGAAAGTGTATGTATGTGGGACACGGATGGAGCTCCAAACAGCATTTTGGAGATTGGGTATAAACAGAAGAAGCAAGGTTTTGTGTATATGTACCTATTTTCACCtcactttttaaatgtttggaCTTGTTGCATTCATTCTTGCATCTATGCGCTGTCAAaccaccatgttttttttgttactcttcatcatcctctctgtctcttctcccGTCTGACAACCTCTGCTCCTCGCTCTGCTCGACAGGCCCTACTGGCGGTGTTACTACTCGAACACAGATGCAGTCATCTATGTGGTTGACAGCAGCGACCGGGACAGGATGGGCATCTCAAAGTCTGAGCTGGTGGCCATGTTGGAGGTAAGTGGGCTCATTCTCAACTACAACCTGAACACATTGAACGATTTCATTATTTTGCAAGTATTTGAGGTCatgtcaaaatattttgttgCTCAAATTACACTGGTCAAATCCAGATGCCAACATTCAAAGTGAAAAATTCAAGTTTGATCATCTGGGCTAGCAAGTTTTTATTCCTCCATGCTGGCGATAGCCGTCCATCTGTCTGGCCGCCCCATTCTCCTAAATGCAGTATCTCAGTAatgccttgaaggaatttcttcaacttggactcaaggatgaactgtgacatttgtttataacatactatgacattttaatatttttgatcacatactgtactatgactttttttatgatatttttgaccacatactatactatgacttttttatgatatttttgaccacatactatactatgactttgatgatatttttgatcacatactatactatgacttttttatgatatttttgatcacatactataatatgactgtttttatgatgtttttgatcacatactataatatgactgtttttatgatgtttttgatCACATACAATACCaggactttttttatgatatttttgaccacatactttactatgacgtttttatgatatttttgaccacatactatactgttacttttttgtgatatttttgaccacgtactatactatgacttttttgtgagattttttgatcacatactatactatgacttttttatgatatttttgatcacatactatactatgacttttttatgatatttttgatcacatactatactatgacgtttttacgatatttttgaccacatactatactatgacgttgttGTGAGATTTtttgatcacatactatactattacttttttatatttttatcacgtactatactatgacttttttgtgatatttttgaccacatactatactatgacttttttatgatatttttgatcacatactatactattacttttttatatttttatcacgtactatactatgacttttttgtgatatttttgaccacatactatactatgacttttttatgatatttttgatcacgtactatactatgacttttttatatttttgaccacatactatactatgacttttttatgatatttttgatcacatactatactatgacttttttgtgagatttttgaccacatattataggatgacttttttatgatatttttgatcgcatactatactatgacatttttgtgagaTTTTTTGATCacctactatactatgacgtttttatgatatttttgaccacatactatactatgatgttgtTGTGAGATTTtttgatcacatactatactattacttttttatgatatttttatcacatactatactatgacttttttatgatatttttgaccacatactatactatgacattgttgTGAGATTTtttgatcacatactatactatgacttttttatgatatttttgatcgcatactatactatgacgtttttacgatatttttgaccacatactatactatgacgttgttGTGAGATTTtttgatcacatactatactattacttttttctgatatttttatcacgtactatactatgacttttttatgatatttttgaccacatactatactatgacttttttgtgatatttttgaccacatactatactatgacttttttgtgagattttttgatcacatactatactattacttttttatatttttatcacgtactatactatgacttttttgtgatatttttgaccacatatTATAGgatgacttttttgtgatatttttgaccacatatTATAGGATgagttttttatgatatttttgaccacatactatactatgacttttttatgatatttttgatcgcatactatactatgacgtttttatgatatttttgatcgcatactatactatgacgtttttatgatatttttgatcacatactatattagggctgggcggtatgacctaaaattcatatcacggtataaatcgaatcccttcacgtaacgtatatatcgcggtataaatttaagtgtaaaagttataatagaagtgtttctgaatgggttttgtagtcccttagcaaagctaaattgataaaaaaaacacagcaacaaaagcaaagatataatgtattttttagagcatttattgtgcagaatgcagatctcaaaactcaaaattaaatcCCAgcactctatggtgcaaaatgtcccctgggatctatatcaaaaggtaatttccttcttttagcaaaatcctaaatgactgagttgtgttttttccacctggacctttatgctctgccatttctcctctaatcatcacgctgtaacctgtgacaggctgttatgataccacaactatcacacattcacatatggagttttttgtggagcccctagcgtcacataggtttacattaccaaaggtttatgacaaaatctctTGCTGAAAACCAACTCCCATGTGCGcacggtgagagaggagagggagagacgctgtgctgctgccagaggagacgctgaatgagttcactctgagaagtccagggctgttcttaagacattaactcactcactcacaagttctccagcaacacatgttgcacgtgctacgctaaatcacggacgtgaaccagctcctcttgctccgctgtctctgtgctcgcagccattttcacactgaggcaggtgcgatgacgtcatcgacgataggacggtagagcgcaaatctctaccgtgggccaaatttatatcatttctaccatCTACCGCATATACCATGCAGccctatactatactatgacttttttgtgatatttttgaccacatactatactatgacttttttatgatatttttgaccacatactatactgtgacttttttgtgagatttttgggtccatgtcattggttcgacagcccattggttcgacatcccattagtccagctctccgcggtgctgaatggctcacggtgggcgtatggtgcaccgcgaccggcttgagg
This genomic window contains:
- the arl1 gene encoding ADP-ribosylation factor-like protein 1, with protein sequence MGNFFSNLFSSLIGTREMRILILGLDGAGKTTILYRLQVGEVVTTIPTIGFNVETVTYSNLKFQVWDLGGQTSIRPYWRCYYSNTDAVIYVVDSSDRDRMGISKSELVAMLEEEELKKAILVVFANKQDMDQAMTPSEVANALGLSALKDRKWQIFRTSATKGTGLEEAMDWLVDSLKSRQ